The following proteins are encoded in a genomic region of Flammeovirga pectinis:
- a CDS encoding RagB/SusD family nutrient uptake outer membrane protein: protein MRKKLQKYCLFALLSIVGISCQSDYLSENNPNAKPVEDYFTSLVESDKVLTASYSSLLNHFNLNILEEAWRSDLGYPSVAAGRPRVSGQGEPWYYKTYTNSQNEINKKWSALYSGIFRCNQLIEGLEGPLAGEAENPIWISQMAQARMLRGIFHFYLYQTYNNGRIIIRKSVPVELEEFNIPVSSKDEVRAFILEDFEYGYEHLPIFYGSESESELSSGRMTKGIATMFLGNLYLLEAPANVDGDEINPDYEKAKLYYEELVSGAYPYVLETDETAMFTRKGEFNSESIFEIIYDDNMRPELDRWDEQSPSNRLARYSAPGSQGGQRAFTPTAWISYAYKTEVKDTKDPRNFYLVEQEDGSFLPVERNVSLRASASVALVNDEQTQYYRSGITPEVITFGKYEFSYWKKFSNHDIVTSENNLPKGAYYSGKNVVVNRLSEAYLNLAECYLATGNGTKATVLINEVRKKWGLQLIGLSNGNSANDYDENVYSIEQLWNHLMFVEKPLELGVEGHSIRWIDLRRWGKIKENFERVSSQIYRAETYFFTNSEGKKQRRNKSDLFPYNNGDETFSIPIIDCEDAVLNYNPELHDYYPLPLEEIISNPNLGK, encoded by the coding sequence ATGAGAAAAAAACTACAAAAATACTGCTTGTTCGCACTACTTTCGATAGTAGGTATTAGCTGCCAAAGTGATTATCTGTCAGAAAATAATCCTAATGCTAAACCTGTAGAAGACTATTTTACAAGCTTGGTAGAATCCGATAAAGTACTTACAGCATCTTACTCGTCTTTACTAAACCATTTTAATTTAAATATTTTAGAAGAAGCATGGAGGTCAGACTTAGGGTACCCATCTGTTGCAGCTGGTAGACCTAGAGTATCTGGGCAAGGCGAACCTTGGTATTATAAAACGTACACCAACTCTCAGAACGAGATTAATAAAAAGTGGTCGGCATTATATTCAGGTATTTTTAGATGTAACCAACTTATAGAAGGTTTAGAAGGACCTTTAGCAGGAGAAGCTGAAAACCCAATTTGGATTTCTCAGATGGCACAAGCAAGAATGCTAAGAGGTATATTTCATTTTTACTTGTACCAAACATACAATAATGGTAGAATTATTATTCGTAAAAGTGTACCTGTAGAATTGGAAGAGTTTAATATTCCTGTGTCTTCTAAAGACGAAGTAAGAGCATTTATTTTAGAAGATTTTGAATATGGATATGAGCATTTACCAATATTCTACGGTTCAGAATCTGAAAGTGAATTATCTTCTGGAAGAATGACAAAAGGTATTGCTACTATGTTTTTGGGTAACCTTTATTTATTAGAAGCACCTGCTAATGTAGATGGAGATGAGATTAACCCTGATTACGAAAAGGCAAAATTATACTATGAAGAATTGGTTTCGGGTGCTTATCCATATGTATTAGAAACAGATGAAACAGCAATGTTTACACGTAAGGGTGAATTTAATTCTGAATCTATCTTCGAGATAATTTATGATGATAATATGCGCCCAGAATTGGATCGTTGGGATGAACAATCACCTAGTAATAGATTAGCAAGGTATAGTGCTCCGGGTTCTCAAGGAGGGCAAAGAGCATTTACACCAACAGCTTGGATTTCATATGCGTACAAAACAGAAGTAAAAGACACAAAAGACCCTAGGAATTTCTATTTAGTAGAACAAGAAGACGGTTCTTTTCTACCTGTAGAACGCAACGTTTCTTTAAGAGCATCTGCTTCTGTAGCATTAGTAAATGATGAACAAACACAGTATTACAGATCTGGAATAACACCAGAAGTAATCACTTTTGGTAAATATGAATTTTCTTATTGGAAGAAATTCTCTAACCATGATATTGTAACATCTGAAAATAACTTACCCAAAGGAGCGTATTACTCTGGAAAAAATGTAGTAGTTAACCGCTTATCTGAAGCTTATTTAAATCTTGCTGAATGTTATTTAGCTACCGGAAATGGTACTAAAGCAACAGTATTAATCAATGAGGTAAGAAAGAAATGGGGTTTACAACTTATTGGTTTATCAAATGGTAATTCAGCAAATGATTATGACGAGAATGTTTATAGCATTGAACAGCTTTGGAATCATTTAATGTTTGTAGAAAAGCCTTTAGAATTAGGTGTTGAAGGACATTCAATTCGATGGATTGATTTAAGAAGGTGGGGAAAAATAAAAGAGAATTTTGAAAGAGTATCTAGTCAGATTTATAGAGCAGAAACGTACTTTTTTACAAATTCAGAAGGAAAAAAACAAAGAAGAAATAAATCGGATTTATTTCCATACAACAACGGAGACGAGACATTTAGTATTCCAATTATTGATTGCGAGGATGCGGTATTAAATTACAATCCTGAGCTTCACGATTACTATCCATTGCCTTTGGAAGAAATTATTTCTAACCCTAATCTTGGTAAATAA